In Streptococcus sp. SN-1, a single genomic region encodes these proteins:
- a CDS encoding SP_1767 family glycosyltransferase, producing the protein MTPERIAIVLIADQAYTEQLTVTMKSIMYHNKSVDFYIINQGIMPDWFRKMRRIVRNLGGELYNIPFDMGLISNEWRTQNHISPIAYAKYFIPRLVDRERVLYLDTDIIVNGSLTSFFLTDLKGFPVAAVRDVDGSFNTGVMLIDNLQWKELSVSDKCLELSEGEKSEHWELEHFNGDQTILNSVFQDNWLELDKRFNVQVGHDIVAFYSNWQEHFCMKDSPLIIHYTTYRKPWNSSTSYRYREKWWDFYNLELFQVLAHHLGEFSLQKEKQGLDFFTLTGTEQFEGIEHLASSFPEHRFHIAAYTEFGSWLSALGQRDNIYLHPQCVPATFDQLLENMDAYLNINHGDINETILERMSEMNKPIFSFYATHKGNVPQYLFLRQELEKMEDAIRLFSEIGADKFHQTFKQEELFDISVMSIDETLDQLLETEQSLIRFGDGEIHIMNGYDIGFQEYNEELSNSMKDILLNASNEDILICMPEVFEAFTGNFPQDHNSEVFWKRELDAFAPFFRVYCQSKKYGSAFISRPYIYNKDRSRAFEQFEKMKQLFEGKDLLIVEGATSRSGVGNDLFDKSNSIKRIICPSHNAFSKIQEIREKILEHVEERLILLMLGPTAKVLAYQLSQLGHRALDLGHIDSEYEWMKMGAETRVQLQHKHTAEYYSDQEIELIEDEDYNQQVVEDLSK; encoded by the coding sequence ATGACACCAGAAAGAATTGCAATCGTTTTGATTGCTGACCAAGCTTATACAGAACAATTAACTGTGACCATGAAATCTATCATGTATCACAATAAATCAGTTGATTTCTATATCATCAATCAAGGTATTATGCCAGATTGGTTTAGAAAAATGAGACGTATAGTGAGAAATTTGGGAGGGGAACTTTACAATATTCCCTTTGATATGGGATTGATTTCAAATGAGTGGAGAACGCAAAATCATATTAGTCCGATTGCCTATGCTAAGTATTTTATTCCTCGTCTTGTTGATAGGGAGAGAGTGCTTTATCTAGATACAGATATTATTGTTAATGGTAGCTTAACCTCTTTTTTCTTAACAGATTTAAAAGGCTTTCCAGTAGCTGCTGTACGTGATGTGGATGGTAGTTTTAATACTGGTGTTATGCTCATTGATAATCTACAATGGAAGGAATTGTCAGTTTCAGATAAATGCTTAGAATTATCTGAAGGCGAGAAAAGCGAACATTGGGAATTAGAACATTTTAATGGAGATCAGACAATATTGAACTCTGTTTTTCAGGATAATTGGTTGGAGTTGGATAAGCGATTCAATGTTCAGGTTGGTCATGATATCGTAGCATTTTATAGTAACTGGCAAGAGCATTTTTGTATGAAGGATAGTCCTCTTATTATTCATTACACAACTTATAGAAAACCATGGAATAGTTCAACATCATACAGATATAGAGAAAAATGGTGGGATTTTTATAATTTAGAACTTTTCCAAGTTTTAGCTCATCATCTAGGGGAATTTTCTTTACAAAAAGAAAAGCAGGGATTGGATTTCTTTACATTAACAGGAACAGAACAATTTGAAGGAATTGAACATTTAGCAAGTAGTTTTCCAGAACATCGCTTTCATATAGCTGCTTATACAGAATTTGGATCGTGGTTAAGTGCTCTGGGCCAAAGAGATAATATTTATCTACATCCTCAGTGTGTCCCAGCTACTTTTGATCAATTATTAGAAAATATGGATGCTTATCTTAATATCAATCATGGGGATATAAATGAGACAATTTTAGAAAGAATGAGTGAGATGAATAAGCCTATTTTTTCATTTTATGCTACTCATAAAGGGAATGTACCTCAATATCTTTTTCTAAGACAGGAGTTAGAAAAAATGGAGGATGCGATCCGTTTATTCTCTGAAATTGGAGCCGATAAATTTCATCAAACATTTAAACAAGAAGAATTATTTGATATTTCAGTTATGTCTATAGATGAAACCTTGGATCAACTATTGGAAACGGAACAATCTCTTATTCGTTTTGGAGATGGAGAGATTCATATTATGAATGGTTATGATATAGGATTCCAAGAGTATAATGAAGAGTTATCTAATAGTATGAAGGACATTTTATTGAATGCAAGTAATGAAGATATATTAATTTGTATGCCAGAAGTTTTTGAAGCTTTTACAGGAAATTTTCCTCAAGATCATAACTCTGAGGTATTCTGGAAGAGGGAATTAGATGCTTTTGCACCATTTTTTAGAGTATATTGCCAATCAAAAAAGTATGGTTCGGCTTTTATATCAAGGCCTTATATTTACAACAAAGATAGGAGTCGTGCTTTTGAACAATTTGAGAAAATGAAACAGTTATTTGAAGGCAAAGACTTACTAATTGTAGAAGGAGCGACTTCACGGTCAGGTGTTGGAAATGATTTGTTTGATAAATCAAATTCAATTAAGCGTATTATTTGCCCCTCTCATAATGCTTTTTCGAAAATTCAGGAGATACGAGAAAAGATTTTAGAGCATGTAGAGGAACGTTTGATTTTATTAATGTTAGGCCCAACAGCTAAGGTCTTAGCTTATCAATTATCTCAATTAGGACATCGTGCTTTAGACCTTGGGCATATTGATTCGGAGTATGAATGGATGAAGATGGGAGCAGAAACTAGGGTGCAGTTACAACATAAGCATACTGCAGAATATTATTCTGATCAAGAAATTGAACTGATTGAAGATGAAGATTACAATCAGCAAGTTGTTGAAGATTTATCTAAATAG
- a CDS encoding glycosyltransferase family 2 protein, with translation MENQLISVIVPIYNVENYLRQCLDSILGQTFTNFEVLLVNDGSPDSSGDICREYVEKDSRFHYFKKENGGLSDARNYGIERARGEYLTFIDSDDFVNEKHLENLFLASRLTNADITIGGFSRFENGTFWLYQDRFSSDSLVSFTSAQAIQHLDSMFDVPFLNFSIVCGKLFKRDLFKELRFQYGKYAEDQFIIWKLYLKARSIYTFNVDSYVYRINNTGMSSVFSLKHLDYIDALEERIKFTKDIDGIDIGLSFNMYRYVLKRNLDQLEEHQFLDEASQIRRKLELAEREEYPFLFEESYSDMGGSEELISIIVPIYNSGRYLRQCLDSIINQSYKNFEVLLINDGSVDDSAMICKEYVEKDSRIRYFENENGGVSSARNFGIKHSRGEYITFIDSDDWVEPNYLEIFYKTIKEKDADIIVANYCTFRENDAMFLFHVAETNEALVFQPDDAFFNYMFSTFGTDISWGSACSKLFKKSLFERLYFSEDISWAEDFDLMYKLFLVSKCIVYLYKAPYCYRDHGDSASKVPGEEPIRQSLKVSEDRLLNLALAGIDLTQAREHHIGLLQWMKYNMGTVWNMSDTVTYKKIENQLWLLNIVKQKEKNIDEY, from the coding sequence ATGGAAAATCAATTAATTAGTGTTATTGTACCAATATATAATGTTGAAAACTATCTTCGGCAATGTTTAGACAGTATTTTAGGACAAACTTTTACAAATTTTGAGGTACTTCTGGTAAATGACGGATCTCCTGATTCTTCAGGGGATATTTGTAGAGAGTATGTTGAAAAAGATAGTCGCTTTCATTATTTTAAAAAGGAGAATGGGGGATTATCTGATGCTCGTAATTACGGGATTGAGAGAGCTCGGGGAGAATATTTAACTTTTATTGATTCGGATGATTTTGTAAATGAAAAACATCTTGAGAATTTGTTTTTGGCAAGTAGATTGACTAATGCCGATATCACGATAGGAGGATTCTCTCGTTTTGAGAATGGAACTTTCTGGCTATACCAGGATCGCTTTTCTAGTGATTCTCTGGTATCATTTACGAGTGCTCAAGCTATTCAACACCTAGATTCCATGTTTGATGTTCCCTTTTTAAATTTTTCTATCGTTTGTGGAAAATTATTTAAACGAGATTTGTTCAAGGAACTTCGTTTTCAGTACGGAAAGTATGCAGAGGATCAATTTATTATATGGAAGTTGTATTTGAAGGCTCGTAGTATATACACCTTTAACGTCGATTCGTATGTATATCGTATTAATAATACTGGAATGTCGAGTGTATTTTCTTTAAAACATTTAGATTATATTGATGCATTAGAAGAAAGAATAAAATTTACTAAGGATATTGATGGTATCGATATCGGTCTTTCTTTTAATATGTATCGTTATGTTCTAAAGAGAAATCTAGACCAGTTAGAGGAGCATCAATTTCTAGATGAGGCATCTCAGATCCGTAGAAAATTAGAGTTAGCGGAACGAGAGGAGTACCCGTTTTTATTTGAGGAATCTTATAGTGATATGGGAGGTTCTGAGGAATTAATTAGTATTATCGTTCCTATTTATAATTCTGGACGGTATTTACGTCAGTGTTTGGATAGTATTATTAATCAAAGTTATAAAAATTTTGAAGTTCTTCTTATTAATGATGGATCAGTGGACGATTCTGCAATGATTTGTAAAGAATATGTAGAAAAAGATTCTCGAATTCGCTATTTCGAAAACGAGAATGGTGGTGTTTCTTCGGCTCGTAATTTTGGAATCAAGCATTCGAGGGGTGAGTACATTACATTTATTGATTCAGACGATTGGGTTGAACCGAATTATTTAGAGATTTTTTACAAGACAATAAAAGAGAAGGACGCAGATATAATAGTTGCAAATTATTGTACTTTCCGTGAAAATGACGCAATGTTTTTATTTCATGTTGCTGAAACAAATGAAGCTCTTGTATTTCAACCTGATGATGCTTTTTTTAACTATATGTTTTCAACCTTTGGTACAGATATTTCGTGGGGAAGTGCTTGCAGTAAATTATTTAAAAAATCCCTATTTGAACGCCTTTATTTTTCAGAAGACATATCTTGGGCAGAAGATTTTGATTTAATGTATAAATTGTTTTTAGTTTCGAAATGTATTGTCTATCTTTATAAAGCTCCATATTGTTATCGTGATCATGGTGATAGTGCCTCTAAAGTCCCAGGGGAAGAACCTATTCGTCAAAGCTTGAAAGTTTCAGAAGATCGTTTATTAAATCTTGCTTTGGCTGGAATTGACTTAACGCAAGCTAGAGAGCATCATATCGGTTTATTACAGTGGATGAAGTATAATATGGGGACAGTATGGAATATGTCCGATACAGTCACCTATAAAAAAATAGAGAATCAATTGTGGTTGTTAAATATAGTTAAACAAAAAGAAAAGAATATAGATGAATATTAA
- a CDS encoding glycosyltransferase family 2 protein produces the protein MNFPLISIIIPVYNVEEYIAHCIHNILSQTYSNLEIIIVNDGSLDDSIRIAKELTKDDSRFIYIDKENGGQSDARNAGLDIATGDYIFFCDPDDFMFEKSIENLYYASVLTNADIVVGSFCRFDEGMFYFYPFPKEELLHPVSSKEAIMGMDDEEDYTLLRYSAVWGKLFKKNLFETIRFPKGKYAEDQFIMWKLYLASKVIVRYQSDVYAYRMNYKGLTQNYSLSHLDFIEAIEERIHTLMEMPELDYPMELALNQYKFALKRNLSMLEGKGFIKEEAELREKVEYADKGEYLFLKNIRE, from the coding sequence ATGAATTTTCCATTAATATCAATTATTATCCCTGTCTATAATGTTGAAGAATACATAGCACATTGTATTCATAATATTTTATCGCAAACCTATAGTAATTTGGAAATTATTATTGTAAATGATGGTAGTTTAGACGATAGTATAAGAATTGCAAAAGAATTGACCAAAGACGATTCACGTTTTATCTATATTGATAAGGAAAACGGTGGACAGTCGGATGCACGAAATGCAGGATTAGATATTGCCACAGGTGATTATATATTTTTCTGTGATCCGGATGACTTTATGTTTGAAAAAAGTATTGAAAACTTATACTATGCTAGTGTTTTGACAAATGCTGATATTGTTGTAGGGTCATTTTGCCGATTTGATGAAGGGATGTTTTATTTTTATCCATTCCCAAAAGAAGAACTATTGCATCCAGTGAGCTCTAAGGAAGCCATTATGGGAATGGATGATGAGGAAGATTATACTCTTCTTCGTTATTCGGCTGTATGGGGTAAGTTATTTAAAAAGAATTTGTTTGAGACAATCCGTTTTCCTAAAGGAAAATATGCAGAAGATCAATTTATCATGTGGAAATTATATCTTGCAAGTAAAGTGATTGTTCGTTATCAGTCAGATGTCTATGCCTATAGGATGAATTACAAGGGATTGACGCAAAATTATAGTCTATCTCACTTGGATTTTATTGAGGCGATTGAGGAGCGTATTCATACCTTAATGGAGATGCCAGAATTAGATTATCCTATGGAATTAGCACTTAATCAGTATAAATTTGCTTTGAAGAGAAATCTTTCTATGTTGGAAGGGAAAGGTTTTATTAAAGAAGAAGCGGAATTACGAGAAAAAGTGGAATATGCTGATAAAGGGGAGTATCTATTTTTAAAAAATATTAGAGAGTAA
- a CDS encoding glycosyltransferase family 2 protein: MYNVENYLRSCLDSVLSQTYKDFEVLMVNDGSTDGSGAICQDFVERDSRFHYFEKENGGLSDARNYGLDRAKGHYITFLDSDDFLFEDYLENLYYASRLSDSDITIGGYCRFGDSNFYFYNDRFKSDSLVAFKDFQAIQYLDSMLDVTFITFSTAWGKLFKRELFSELRFPYGKYAEDQFLIWRLYMKADKIYVFNGASYVYRMNPSGLSNIFTLKHLDYIDALEERIKDTKDIEGIEIQNSFNMYRYVLQRILGQLEEHDYIDEAKEVRKKLELAEQGQYPFLSDEVKEIEVENDGELISIIIPIYNTDQYLRQCLDSIINQSYKNFEVLLINDGSVDDSATICKEYVEKDSRIRYFEKENGGVSSARNLGLKNAKGNYITFVDSDDWVEENYLEVLYNALKENKVDVAISTHKDFNMDDDLYYLPFYSEEQLHILDIGKVARDEFLELFPELSSVSHDFSCVASKLFKADLVKNLLFDESVNYGEDLDFFFSMYLKVSSVFYVNKPTYIYRQHQQSASNNCLESHAISEIRIYEKILKKIMELHIPNYHYIERFKMILYFRLGQFPNSQMLKSYESSVLEKIGTVTYSQPLISIIVPIYKVETYLRMCLNSIEHQTYSNIEVLLINDGSPDASGEICQEYVTRDSRFHYFEKENGGLSDARNYGIARAKGKFLTFIDSDDWVEPTYIEDMYQVALDNDSEIVVSNYNRFDVKENHYLIHVGDDYYEENYEGEELINELPLLERRDYAFTTSWGILFSQNLFNNIAFPKGKIIEDSRTNYKLFAKSSRSTYIHKALYNYRIGGESISSQVNEKILVDVLECVLERLAIYTIKGWNSFDEKENTLGYIRQGWEAAKEAGLQDTEIFRRYTEILDLIDNN, translated from the coding sequence GTGTATAATGTAGAGAATTATCTAAGATCGTGTTTGGATAGTGTCCTATCACAAACTTATAAGGATTTTGAAGTTCTGATGGTAAATGATGGCTCAACAGATGGCTCAGGAGCTATCTGTCAAGATTTTGTAGAACGTGACAGCCGCTTCCACTATTTTGAAAAGGAAAATGGGGGATTGTCTGATGCTAGAAACTATGGACTTGATAGAGCTAAGGGACATTATATCACTTTTCTAGATTCGGATGATTTTCTCTTTGAAGATTATTTAGAGAATTTATACTACGCTAGTCGGTTAAGTGACTCAGATATCACAATAGGAGGGTATTGTCGATTTGGTGACTCGAATTTTTACTTCTATAATGATCGTTTTAAGAGTGATTCATTGGTAGCATTTAAAGATTTTCAAGCTATTCAATATCTAGATTCAATGCTTGATGTTACATTTATAACCTTTTCTACCGCTTGGGGAAAATTATTTAAACGAGAGTTATTCAGTGAGCTCCGCTTTCCCTACGGGAAATACGCAGAGGATCAATTTTTAATCTGGAGATTGTATATGAAAGCTGATAAAATTTATGTTTTTAATGGAGCTTCCTATGTTTATCGTATGAATCCTTCAGGATTGTCTAATATTTTCACTCTCAAGCATTTAGATTATATTGATGCTCTTGAAGAGAGAATAAAAGATACAAAAGATATTGAAGGTATAGAGATTCAGAATTCCTTTAATATGTATCGCTATGTGTTACAGAGAATATTAGGGCAATTAGAAGAACATGATTATATTGATGAGGCAAAGGAAGTACGTAAAAAATTAGAGTTGGCTGAACAAGGACAATATCCATTTTTGTCAGATGAAGTTAAAGAGATTGAAGTAGAAAATGATGGAGAACTAATTAGCATTATCATTCCTATTTATAATACTGATCAGTATTTACGTCAGTGTTTGGATAGTATTATTAATCAAAGTTATAAAAATTTTGAAGTTCTTCTTATTAATGATGGTTCAGTGGACGATTCTGCAACGATTTGTAAAGAATATGTAGAAAAAGATTCTCGAATTCGCTATTTCGAAAAAGAGAATGGCGGAGTATCTTCAGCACGAAATTTAGGATTGAAAAATGCAAAAGGTAATTATATTACTTTTGTAGATTCAGATGATTGGGTTGAAGAAAATTATCTAGAAGTACTGTATAATGCTCTTAAAGAAAATAAGGTGGATGTTGCCATTTCAACTCATAAAGATTTTAATATGGATGATGATTTGTACTATTTACCATTTTATTCGGAAGAACAATTACATATTTTGGATATTGGAAAAGTAGCTAGAGATGAATTCTTAGAACTTTTTCCAGAACTATCTTCTGTTAGTCATGACTTTAGTTGTGTTGCTTCTAAATTGTTCAAGGCAGATTTAGTAAAGAACCTGTTGTTTGATGAGTCTGTTAATTACGGGGAAGATTTAGATTTCTTTTTTAGTATGTATTTAAAAGTTTCCTCTGTTTTTTATGTGAACAAACCCACTTATATTTATAGGCAACATCAACAGAGCGCCTCGAATAATTGCTTAGAATCACATGCTATTTCTGAAATCAGAATATATGAGAAAATATTAAAAAAAATTATGGAATTGCATATTCCAAATTATCACTATATAGAGAGATTTAAAATGATTTTATATTTTAGATTGGGACAATTTCCTAACTCTCAAATGTTGAAATCTTATGAGTCCTCTGTTTTAGAAAAAATAGGTACTGTAACGTACTCTCAACCTTTGATTAGTATTATAGTACCAATTTATAAAGTAGAAACTTATCTTCGAATGTGTTTAAATAGCATTGAACATCAAACCTATTCAAATATAGAAGTTTTATTGATAAATGATGGCTCACCAGATGCATCCGGAGAGATTTGTCAAGAATATGTTACCAGAGACAGCAGATTTCACTATTTTGAAAAAGAAAACGGAGGCCTATCTGATGCACGAAATTATGGCATAGCTCGTGCAAAAGGGAAATTTCTTACTTTTATAGATTCAGATGATTGGGTTGAACCAACATATATTGAAGATATGTATCAAGTCGCTCTAGATAATGATTCTGAAATCGTTGTTTCAAACTATAACCGATTTGATGTTAAAGAAAACCATTATTTAATACATGTAGGGGATGACTATTATGAAGAGAACTATGAAGGGGAAGAATTGATTAATGAACTCCCTTTGTTGGAACGACGCGATTATGCTTTTACAACGAGTTGGGGTATTCTTTTTAGTCAAAACCTATTTAATAATATTGCGTTTCCAAAAGGGAAAATTATTGAAGATAGTCGAACCAATTATAAATTGTTCGCAAAATCTTCACGTAGTACCTATATTCATAAAGCACTATATAATTATCGCATTGGTGGCGAGAGTATAAGTAGCCAAGTGAATGAAAAAATTCTAGTAGATGTCTTGGAGTGTGTATTAGAACGATTGGCTATCTATACCATAAAGGGATGGAATAGTTTTGACGAAAAGGAAAACACTTTAGGATATATAAGACAGGGTTGGGAAGCAGCAAAAGAAGCTGGTTTACAAGACACTGAAATTTTTAGGAGATATACGGAAATACTAGATCTTATAGATAATAATTAA
- the secY2 gene encoding accessory Sec system protein translocase subunit SecY2 has translation MKSIFSSITVKKGLATLFFIFIFIAGSRLTLPFVDMNNREFLGGTAAYLAFSTAMTGGNLRSLSLFSVGLSPWMSSMILWQMLSFSKKLNLTSGAIEIQNRRQMYLTLFIALIQALAISLNLPIQSNVPKMLVIVLNTCLLIAGAFFLVWLSDINATVGIGGPMIILLIGMILNIPQDLIETFRTVPIPFFVLIGLIVMGIVFTYLVALLYRARYRIAVHKIGLHNRFKRYSYFEIMLNPAGGMPFMYVMTFLSLPTYVLLLLQTIFPSNLIFTEISSQYTMGKPLWIYMYMIILFIFSIAFAFVNMSGEQISDRMKKSGEYIYGVYPGEETSRFINRLVLRFSLIGAVFNVVMAGGPMLFVLVDEKLLRLAMIPGLFMMFGGMIFTVRDEVKALRLNETYKPLI, from the coding sequence ATGAAAAGTATTTTTTCATCTATCACAGTTAAAAAAGGGCTAGCAACATTATTTTTTATATTCATATTTATAGCAGGAAGTAGATTGACCCTCCCTTTTGTAGATATGAATAATAGGGAATTTTTAGGAGGGACTGCTGCTTACTTAGCTTTTTCCACAGCAATGACAGGTGGAAATTTGAGAAGTTTATCCTTGTTTTCAGTAGGATTATCTCCCTGGATGTCTTCGATGATTTTATGGCAGATGCTTTCTTTTTCAAAAAAATTAAATCTGACATCTGGAGCTATTGAAATACAAAATAGAAGGCAGATGTATTTAACCTTGTTTATTGCTTTGATTCAGGCATTAGCTATTTCGTTAAATCTCCCAATTCAGTCCAATGTACCTAAAATGTTGGTTATCGTCCTTAATACCTGCCTTTTGATAGCGGGTGCTTTTTTCTTGGTGTGGTTATCAGACATCAATGCAACTGTAGGTATCGGTGGACCTATGATTATTTTATTGATTGGAATGATTTTAAACATTCCTCAAGATTTGATTGAAACATTTCGAACTGTTCCCATCCCTTTTTTTGTTTTAATTGGTTTGATTGTTATGGGAATTGTTTTTACTTATCTAGTAGCTCTCCTGTATCGTGCTCGTTATCGTATAGCAGTTCATAAGATTGGCCTACATAATCGTTTTAAGAGATATTCATATTTTGAGATTATGCTTAATCCTGCTGGAGGGATGCCTTTTATGTATGTAATGACTTTTTTGAGTTTACCAACGTATGTATTGTTGTTGTTACAGACGATTTTTCCGAGCAATCTAATTTTCACTGAAATTTCATCTCAGTATACAATGGGTAAACCATTGTGGATTTATATGTATATGATTATTCTTTTTATTTTTAGTATAGCCTTTGCTTTTGTAAATATGAGTGGGGAACAAATTTCAGATCGAATGAAGAAATCAGGAGAATATATTTATGGAGTCTATCCAGGTGAAGAAACGAGTCGTTTCATCAATCGATTGGTTCTTAGGTTTTCTCTTATTGGTGCTGTGTTTAATGTAGTGATGGCGGGAGGGCCTATGCTATTTGTATTGGTTGATGAGAAACTACTTAGATTGGCAATGATTCCTGGTTTGTTTATGATGTTCGGAGGTATGATTTTTACAGTCAGAGATGAAGTGAAAGCTCTGAGATTAAACGAAACTTATAAACCATTGATTTAG
- a CDS encoding SP_1767 family glycosyltransferase, with protein sequence MVAAIRNYAETKQLPNKSFDFEVQTIDETLDYILEHQSSIARFGDGEAAIMLGQSINYQKYDPNLAEELKFIFNQESNPTLVIGLQEGLKNRFSFVPDALAFWRQYLEDYEEFYLEYCKNPWYGSTFISRPYIDFLDKSKAKSQFEKLKKLWEGRDILIVEGYTSRSGVGNDLFDGAKSIKRIICPSRHAYDKKNEIMEEILNHADGRLVLLMLGPTAKVLAYQLATKGMQAIDIGHVDSEYEWMQMGAENKVLLHNKHTAEFNLDTEIELADDEAYLSQIVVDLSTK encoded by the coding sequence ATGGTAGCTGCAATTAGGAATTATGCTGAAACAAAACAATTGCCCAATAAATCATTTGATTTTGAAGTACAGACCATAGATGAAACACTTGATTATATTCTGGAGCATCAATCTTCAATAGCTCGATTTGGTGATGGCGAGGCTGCAATCATGCTAGGCCAATCTATTAATTACCAGAAATATGACCCTAATCTTGCCGAAGAATTGAAATTTATTTTTAATCAAGAGAGTAATCCTACATTAGTTATTGGTTTACAAGAAGGTTTAAAAAACCGTTTCTCTTTTGTTCCAGATGCTCTAGCTTTTTGGAGACAATATTTAGAAGATTATGAGGAATTTTATCTAGAGTATTGTAAAAATCCTTGGTACGGCTCAACTTTTATTTCCAGACCTTATATTGATTTTTTAGATAAATCAAAAGCAAAATCTCAATTTGAAAAGTTGAAAAAACTATGGGAAGGAAGAGATATCCTTATCGTAGAAGGATATACTTCTAGATCTGGGGTAGGAAATGATTTATTTGATGGCGCCAAGAGTATCAAGCGAATTATTTGCCCATCTCGCCATGCTTATGATAAGAAAAATGAGATAATGGAAGAAATACTGAACCATGCTGATGGACGTTTAGTTTTGTTAATGCTAGGTCCTACAGCTAAAGTTTTAGCTTATCAACTTGCTACCAAGGGTATGCAGGCCATTGATATTGGACATGTCGATTCTGAGTATGAGTGGATGCAGATGGGGGCTGAAAATAAGGTTTTATTACACAATAAACATACTGCAGAGTTTAATCTAGATACAGAAATAGAATTAGCAGATGATGAAGCATATTTGAGTCAGATTGTTGTTGACTTGAGTACAAAATAG